Proteins from one Coriobacteriia bacterium genomic window:
- the rplS gene encoding 50S ribosomal protein L19, with translation MDIIRAIEQQQIREDLEQVAVGDSVKVHYKIIEGTRERTQVFQGVCIRRHGSTNRETFTVRKISFGVGVERTFPVNSPKIDKIEVLSHGKVRRSKLYFLRDKIGKAARLKEKGY, from the coding sequence ATGGACATCATTCGCGCCATCGAGCAGCAGCAGATCCGTGAGGACCTTGAGCAGGTAGCGGTCGGTGACTCCGTCAAGGTTCACTACAAGATCATCGAAGGTACCCGGGAGCGCACGCAGGTCTTCCAGGGTGTCTGCATCCGTCGTCACGGCTCCACGAACCGCGAGACGTTCACCGTCCGCAAGATCTCGTTCGGCGTCGGCGTCGAGCGTACCTTTCCGGTGAACTCCCCCAAGATCGACAAGATCGAGGTCCTCTCGCACGGCAAGGTGCGCCGCAGCAAGCTGTACTTCCTCCGCGACAAGATCGGCAAGGCCGCTCGCCTCAAGGAGAAGGGCTACTAG